The DNA segment AGAATAAACTCGATTACGGCCTTGCGCCCCCGTTTGACAAGGTCGGAGTCGGTGTACACGACCATACCGTCCATGGCCTCAAGCATACAGGAAACCTGCAGCTTGGGCATCTTCTCCACCTCGACATAGCACATGCGACAGGCGCCGACCGACTTCAATTTCGGATGCCAGCAGAAGGTCGGAATGTGGATGCCAATCTCGCGGGCGGCGTTGAGGACGGTAGTGCCCTTCGGGACCGTCACTTCACGGCCATTGATTGTAAATGTCACCGTCGGGATAGCGGCTTTTGTCTGTATGTCTTTATTCGTTGCGTCTGCCATAATCTCTATTTGAACTCAAAGTGAGAGTTCACCATACATTTCTTGTGATCGATATGGTACTGCCATTCGTCTCGCCAGTGCTTGATCGCAGACTGGATGGGCATGACCGCTGCGTCACCCAGAGGACAGATAGTGCGACCCAGTATATTGCCGCAGACATCCTCTATTTTTTCTATGTCCCCGGGCATTCCCTGCCCGCGCTCTATTCGATTTATGACCTGCTCCAGCCAGCCGGTACCCTCCCGGCACGGCGTACATTTTCCGCAGGACTCGTGGCGGAAGAAATGGATAAGCTTTTTGATCACCCACACGATGCAGGCATCTTCGTTGAACACGATGATGGCGCCCGAGCCGAGCATCGATCCGACCGTCGTCAGCGACTCGTAGTCAAGACCGATATCGATCTTATCCGGAGTCAAAAACGGTGTCGAAGCACCGCCGGGGATAACGCCTTTCAACTTCTTGTCTCCCAGCATACCGCCGCCATACGCGGGATCATATATCAACTTCTTGAGATTGAAGCCAAGTTCTACTTCGTAATTGCCGGGGCGCTTCACGTGCCCGGAAAGCGAGAATATTTTGGTCCCTTTGGATTTCTCGGTTCCCAGCGAGCTATACCAGTCGGCGCCTCTATTTATTATGTGCGGCACGGTTGCCAACGACTCTACGTTATTGACGATAGTCGGGCAGGCATAAAGTCCCTCAATAGCCGGGAATGGCGGGCGCATGCGCGACATACCGCGTTCCCCTTCAACGGAATTCAAGAGGGCGGTTTCTTCTCCACATATGTAGGCGCCACCGCCCGTGTGGACGATCATATCGAGATCGTAGCCGCTGCCGTAAATGTTCTTACCCAGATGTCCTTTGGCGTATGCCTCGCCCATGGCCTGTTCCATGCGAGCGTGGCAATGTTCGAACTCACCGCGGATGTAAATGAACATCAGATGACAACCTATAGCATACGCTCCGATAGCCATACCCTCGATAACGGCGTGCGGATCGCGCTCCATGAGCACACGATCTTTGCAGGTACCCGGTTCGGATTCGTCGGCGTTGCAGCAAAGATAACGCGGCTTGGGCGAATTTTTGGGCACAAAGCCCCATTTCATACCGGTGGGGAATCCAGCGCCGCCGCGACCACGAAGACCCGATTTCTTGACCTCATCGATCACCTGATCGCTCGACATACCCGACAGGACCTTCTGCCACGCCTTGTATCCACCGTGAGCGACAAAGGTGTCGATCTTGTGCTGATTCGGGTCCTCCACGTACTTAAACAGGTGGAGATTAGGGTCTTTGGCGACCTCTGCCGCGTTTGTTATCACCGGTGAGTAGAACGTCATGCTTTAGCCTTCAAATCATTCAATATCGAGTCGACTTTTTCTTTGGTCAGGTTCTCGTAATAGTCGTGGTTAATCTGCATCATCGGGGCGGTAGAGCACGAGCCGAGACATTCCACCGTAATGAGAGTGAACATCTTGTCCGGTGTCGTTTCGCCTTTTTTGATGCCCAGCTTTTCTTCGAGGTAGCCTATCAATGAATCGGCGCCCAGCAACGCACAGGAGATATTGTGACAAACCTGTATCAGGTATTTCCCTCTCGGCTCTTTGGGAAACATGGTATAAAAAGTGGCCGCTTCGGCTATCTCCACGTGGGGGACACCGATGACTTTGGAAATAGCCCGGTAAATTTCCTCATCGACATAGCCAAGTTGTTTATACGCCACGGTCAGAGCCGGAAGGATAGCCGACTTCTTGCGCGGATATTTGGCCGCTTTCGCCTTAATTTCCTTGATCGATTCTTCAGTCAGAATCATCTATCTACTTCTCCCAGCACGATATCAATAGTCCCGATTGCCGCCACTACATCCGAGAACAGCCTGCCTTCGACCAGTTTTGGCAGCGAAGCCAGATTGATAAACGACGGTGGGCGCACTCTCACACGATTTGGCTTGTTGGTGCCGTCGCCCTGAATAAAATAACCAAGTTCTCCCTTGGGAGCCTCGATCGCCTGATACACTCCGCCGCACGGAGCCTTGAAACCTTCGGTAATAATCTTGAAATGGAAAATCATCGATTCCATTTTGTAGAGGACATCTTCCTTCGGCGGCAGCACTACTCCGGGCACATGGGCACGGTACGGCCCCTCAGGCATGCCGTCAATCGCCTGCTGAGCAATCCGCAGTGACTGGCGCATTTCTTCGAGGCGCACCAGATATCTATCATAAGCGTCGCCGTTCTTACCGAGAGGTATGTCGAAATCGAACTTTTCATAGCCGGAATACGGATTGGCTTTTCTCACGTCATAGTTGACGCCACTCCCGCGAATCATCGGGCCGGAGAGCGAAAAGTCGATAGCATCCTCAGCAGAGATGATGGCGACGTTTCTGGTTCTATTAATGAAAATTTCGTTGTTGGTCAGCAGGTCCTCGTAATCCTTTATCCCCTGATTGACCTGTTTTATCACGTTTCTTACCAGTTTGTCGAAGTCTTTCGGAAGTTCCTGCGCCAGTCCGCCGATTCTAATATAGCTGGTCATCATCCGCTGTCCGCCACAGGCTTCGTAGACATCGACGATAGATTCGCGCTCTCTGAAAGCGTACAGCAGCATCGACATCGCTCCCAGGTCGAGAGCATGAGTGCCGAGCCAGACGAGATGCGATTTTACGCGCGTCAACTCCGCCAGACAGACCCTGGCCCACTTGACCTTTTCCGGGACCTCGATATCCATGAGCTTCTCGACCGCCAGGCAGAAACCCAGGTTGTTGGACATCGGGGACAAATAGTCCATGCGATCGGTGGCCGGTAAAGCCTTATAGTAAAGCTTACTCTCCATCGTCTTCTCAATACCGGTATGGAGATAACCCAGTACGGGGGTAGCCTTAACAACCCGCTCGCCATCGAGCTCAAGTATAACCCTGAGCACGCCGTGCGTGGACGGGTGCTGTGGCCCCATATTAATAGTTATGGTTTTGCTCTCGGGGCTCACTTGATAACCTCCGGCGGGTCGTTTTTATTCCAGCTGAACGTCGGCTGTTCATATGTGAGCGGGTAGTCCTTGCGAAGAGGATGACCATCGAGCTCATCAGGAGTGAGAATCTTGGTCAGATTGGGATGTCCTTCAAAGACGACACCCATCAAATCGTAGACTTCTCTTTCCATCCAGTCCGCGGCAGACCACAGATCGGTGAGTGATGCAACGCGAGGATTTTCGCCGGGAAGTCTGACCTTTATGAAGAAACGGTAATGGTTCGCAAGTGAATAAAGATTGTAGACAACTTCAAATCGGCCGTCCTTTTCCTGCGGGTGATTGAGCCAGTCGAGCGAGGTTATATCGGAGAGATAGTTGATTTTCAACTGGGAATCATCAAGCAGGGCCTGGCAAATCTCGACCAGAAATTCTGGCTTTATATAAAAGGACTGCTGGCCTCTGAAGTTATCCTCGCGGATAATGGCTTCAGTGAAGCGGGAGTTTAAGAGTGCTCTGACCTTATCTTCCATCAGGATAGCTTGTTCCAATTTTCACAAGGACCGAAGTCTTACTTTTCTTTTACCTTTTCGCAAGAGCTTAGACCGCCTTGCGTCCCCACTCGTCGTGTTTGTCTTTGAGGGATTCTTTTTCCACTTTAGCATGCAGCTTCAGGATACCATCCATAAGCTGCTCCGGACGGGGAGGACATCCGGGTACATACATATCGACAGGAATAATCCTGTCAACTCCCTGCAGAAGGGCATAGTTGTTAAAAACGCCGCCACAGGAGGCACAGGCGCCCATAGCTATAACCCACTTCGGGTTTGGCATCTGTTCATAGAGCGTTCTTACGACGGGGGCCATTTTCATAGAGACTCTTCCCGCGACAATCATCAGGTCCGCCTGACGAGGAGAAGGCCGGGCTACTTCCATGCCGTAGCGCGCCAGATCGAAATGCGAGGCGAAAGTGGAAATCATTTCGATCGCGCAACAGGCCAGCCCGAACGAGAACGGCCACATCGAGCGCTTACGCGCCCAGTTGACAACCTTATCAAGGGTGGTCAATATAATTGAATCAGGAATTTTTTCTTCTAATCCCATTTGAAGGCTCCTCGGCCAAGTTCATACAGGTAACCGATGAGAATCACGCCCACAAAAACAGCAATGGCCCAGAAGCCGTACATGCCGAGATCGCGAGATACGACCGCCCAGGGATAAAGAAAGATAACCTCGATATCAAACAGGATAAAGGAAATGGCAACGAGGTAGAACTTTACCGGGACGGGGTCTCGGGTGGTTCCTATCGGCTCTACACCGCACTCATAGGGGTCGCTTTTGCGGCCAAGTTTGGTTCGACGCCCCAGAAAAAGCGAAAGGAGAACGAATACAATTGCGATAATCGCAGCCAGCATCAGAAGCAATAAGATTGGGAAAAAAGTCTCAAACACAGCTGATATTCCTTTAGCCAAATAATTTGGTAACTTTAAGCGTTATACGGACATTTGTCAAGATATTTTGGAATAAAAGCCGGATAAAATGATTCCCGCTCTTTTTCGCCGAACATGTTAAGTTATTATTTTAAGGGAAGTTGCGAAATCAGGTTCCTCGGGCACCGCAATCACACCAACAGCTACAATAAGATAAGGTCATGTCGCGGCATCAGTCGTCAAAGTCGACCAGATAGTCCGCAAAAGAATTCGTGGTCCGCAAAAGATATAGTATATCTTGCCTGTCGAAGCCGCCGTAAGCCGTGGAATATCCATAGAAGCGAACAGTTTTTTCCGATATGTTTTCTTCAAACCACCCTCCCCCTATCACTCGGTAAGAATCAGTCAGGATTTCATACATATCGGGCTTTTTGGCCCACCCGGACGGTATATCACTGAGGTCGCAAAATCGCTTCACAAGATCAGCGTGGTATCCGTAATCGTCTATTGGGCCATAAGCCATAGCAAACTCATCGGGCCCGTTTATCAGGATGAACTTCCCCACCATTCTAACGGGAGCATCGATGGTACCGACTTTTTCGCCCGCGGTGTCGGGCGTATCAGAAAGGAAGATTATGGTGGTTTTTGTCGGTGCGGTCATCTGTTACATGTCAACACGGATGTGATTGGAGAAAATCCACCCCCGGCTGCCTTTCCAGGCTTCAACACGGTAGATTCCCTTTCTAATCTCGCTGAAATCCAGAGCATCGGTATCAGCCTGAACTATGGTCTCTCCGTTGTGAACGAGCCTGAGGTCGGCCGTTGAGGGCAGGTTCACAATCAGGCGAGCGCCATTGGGTGAAGTCAACGTCCCACCACAGGTTACTTTTTCCGAACCGGATTGAAGATAAAATTCAAAGTCATCCGCCGCTCCCCACCGCATGTTCGAGAAATACAGACGGCAGTCGCGGATGGCATCATAGAGTTGCCGCTTCGCCGTATCGAAATCATCGGAGAACCTATCGGCCATAATGATGTGAGTTCTCAAGCATCTGAAGTGTACTTTATACGGGAATATCTCGACCGTGAACGGACCGACTTTGACTGGAAAAGCATGGGCATCGACTCCGGCTATACCGACTACTTTGCGATTCATGTTG comes from the Candidatus Zixiibacteriota bacterium genome and includes:
- the nuoF gene encoding NADH-quinone oxidoreductase subunit NuoF; translated protein: MTFYSPVITNAAEVAKDPNLHLFKYVEDPNQHKIDTFVAHGGYKAWQKVLSGMSSDQVIDEVKKSGLRGRGGAGFPTGMKWGFVPKNSPKPRYLCCNADESEPGTCKDRVLMERDPHAVIEGMAIGAYAIGCHLMFIYIRGEFEHCHARMEQAMGEAYAKGHLGKNIYGSGYDLDMIVHTGGGAYICGEETALLNSVEGERGMSRMRPPFPAIEGLYACPTIVNNVESLATVPHIINRGADWYSSLGTEKSKGTKIFSLSGHVKRPGNYEVELGFNLKKLIYDPAYGGGMLGDKKLKGVIPGGASTPFLTPDKIDIGLDYESLTTVGSMLGSGAIIVFNEDACIVWVIKKLIHFFRHESCGKCTPCREGTGWLEQVINRIERGQGMPGDIEKIEDVCGNILGRTICPLGDAAVMPIQSAIKHWRDEWQYHIDHKKCMVNSHFEFK
- the nuoE gene encoding NADH-quinone oxidoreductase subunit NuoE, whose translation is MILTEESIKEIKAKAAKYPRKKSAILPALTVAYKQLGYVDEEIYRAISKVIGVPHVEIAEAATFYTMFPKEPRGKYLIQVCHNISCALLGADSLIGYLEEKLGIKKGETTPDKMFTLITVECLGSCSTAPMMQINHDYYENLTKEKVDSILNDLKAKA
- the nuoD gene encoding NADH dehydrogenase (quinone) subunit D encodes the protein MGPQHPSTHGVLRVILELDGERVVKATPVLGYLHTGIEKTMESKLYYKALPATDRMDYLSPMSNNLGFCLAVEKLMDIEVPEKVKWARVCLAELTRVKSHLVWLGTHALDLGAMSMLLYAFRERESIVDVYEACGGQRMMTSYIRIGGLAQELPKDFDKLVRNVIKQVNQGIKDYEDLLTNNEIFINRTRNVAIISAEDAIDFSLSGPMIRGSGVNYDVRKANPYSGYEKFDFDIPLGKNGDAYDRYLVRLEEMRQSLRIAQQAIDGMPEGPYRAHVPGVVLPPKEDVLYKMESMIFHFKIITEGFKAPCGGVYQAIEAPKGELGYFIQGDGTNKPNRVRVRPPSFINLASLPKLVEGRLFSDVVAAIGTIDIVLGEVDR
- a CDS encoding NADH-quinone oxidoreductase subunit C, which gives rise to MEDKVRALLNSRFTEAIIREDNFRGQQSFYIKPEFLVEICQALLDDSQLKINYLSDITSLDWLNHPQEKDGRFEVVYNLYSLANHYRFFIKVRLPGENPRVASLTDLWSAADWMEREVYDLMGVVFEGHPNLTKILTPDELDGHPLRKDYPLTYEQPTFSWNKNDPPEVIK
- a CDS encoding NADH-quinone oxidoreductase subunit A — protein: MFETFFPILLLLMLAAIIAIVFVLLSLFLGRRTKLGRKSDPYECGVEPIGTTRDPVPVKFYLVAISFILFDIEVIFLYPWAVVSRDLGMYGFWAIAVFVGVILIGYLYELGRGAFKWD